The window TTGCCATTCCGCAATCAAATCGTTGCTGTCGGTGACTGGCTTGAGCCGTGCATCCCCGAACGCCTCAATAAGCGAGAACATCCAGTAGAGTTCAAAGAGATCACTACCAGTCTCCGAGTCGGGCCGAATATAGGTATCCCTAAGTACTTCTCGGGCTTCCGATTCGGAGAAATCTTGACTGTCGATAACGCGATGATAGCGTTCTAGGAGGTGGGCTGCTTCCCGATAGATGGGCTTTCGCGTTCGTTTGACGGACCGGATCTCCCGCAGCGATATCGACCCCATGATACCGGGTTGTTGTTGCTCTCGTCGGTCGAGTGCGCGCATGACCGGGTTCTGTATCAGTGTCCGGTCGAGGATGGGCTTCAGTGGCTCACCATCGTCGGCTTGTAACCACGGGTTCAGCCACTGGAAGCCGTCTGGGTCATCGACTGCGGCCGCGAGTTCGTTTTCAAAGATCGACTGCAGAGTGATCAACAGTTCACGAAGGACACGGTTCCCAGTAATCAGTAGCTCATCCTCGTCACGACGGGTCACATACGCGGTCCGATTGAGGTACCCCTGCTTCCGATACAGTTCCGTCGTCGCTTGCCAGTCGACAGGGCCATCGATACCGCCATGGGAAACCTGCCGTTCAGTATGAATATCCGTATCAAGCCGGCGGACCCGATCCGCTAACGTCCTCATAAACGGGATTACGCGTGGATTGTCTTCGTCGAAGCTGGACTGGTTGAGTCCGCTCAACAGAAAGTGAACCCGGAGTACTTCGTCCAAATCATCGACGTTGAGCGACGGCTGAGGGGTGGGTCTCCCATCAGTCAGCGAACTTGGGCCGGGTATGCTGATCCCTTTTCCGAGGTACGTATGGAAGCTCTCGGCGACATCAGCCACGAGTTCGTTGCGAAACGTTGCCTCAGTATTCGACGGCATGCTTACGCCTGCGTGTTGTGGAGATCGCCACGATTGATCCCCAAGTAGTCTTCTGAAAAAGTGATGATCTCTTCGTCCTTGAGCTGAAGATCCGCTTCTGGGTCAAGCAATGCGTCAATCGCATTTTCTTGGGTCTGGCGCGGCAGATCCTCGAGCTGAGGTATGACGTACATCTTCGTGGGACGGGTCAAATCTACACCCTCACCACAAAACGTGCGAGCGACTTTCTCGATGACGGCCGGCCCCAACGCTCGATGGGGTTGCAGTTGTGACCAGTATTGTTTGAGTTGCTCAACCCCCTCGTCTGATAGAGTACCAGCTAGGTCGTCCGAGGATATATCATGATGGGACGCTGGCTCGGTCTCTGATTCCGTACTGTCCGGACTCGTCTCTCCAGCTGTGTCTTCGGCACCGGTGTCCTCGCCGTCAGTGTCCGCGTCGATCGCGATTTTCCACCGAGTCAGATATTCCTCGATAGCGTCGGTGGTGATGTCTGTCTCGCTTGGTGCACCAACGTGGATGAAGGCAAACCGACGAATAAATGCGTAACTTAGATCGAAAAGCGACATCTTGTCATGGGTGTTCATCGTCGCAATAAGTCGCCACGTATCGGGGACGCAATACCGGTGGGCAGCAACTGACTCACCCGATACATCCGCCTTGGTTACTAACTCAATCTCGTTGCCGTCGTCGTCTTTGAACGACGTAGTGACGCTATCGTCAGCCAGCGCCGAGAATAGTGAGCCGAAGGCTTTGTCGACGTTGGCCCGGTTCAGTTCATCGACGATCAGCCACTCGTTGGTCGGATTCCCGTTATCGTCTTGGAACCGATCGAGGAAGACACCCGGCGAGAAATTCAGCCCGGACTGACCTTCAGGTTGATACCCACCAATCGTGTCGAACGACGACCAGTCAGCGGTTGCCGTCACCATGGTCACAGATGAATCGGTGAGCTTGGCAGCCACCTGCTTTGCCAGCTCACTCTTCCCCGTTCCAGGCGGCCCAACCAATACAATATGTTGACCGCCAGTCAGCGCTTGGACCATTTGGCCGATGATCTCTGTAAGGACACCTCCTGGGTAATAGAGATCCTCAATCTCGTCTGGTGTCGGGGGATTCTCGAATTCGTACTCCGGGACTGCCTCAGCGTATGTGTAATCGGCGTCAACAGAGCTGAGTATCGTCTGTGCGGCGTCTCCTCCGAGTTCGCCAATCGTGACTTCTGTAAGGCCGGTCGCTGAGAATGGGTAGCTGTCGGGACGGGTTATTGAATCGGAGCGCAAAAGTTCGCCGATGACTCCCTGAATACCGACGGGGTCGTCAAACCGAACGACGTTGACGGGAACGCGCCGATATCGTGTGCCGTTCTGCGTGGTTTCGGTCGCTGCTTCTGATTGGCGTGAATACCCACGGAACTCGTCGTCGACGAGGTGGATAAATAGCGCATTTGAGGATAGCTTCCGTAGCGAAATGTCGTGTCGGTTGTCTTCCGGAATGAGGATATGACTCTCGTGGAAATTTCCGATATCTTGGGCTACGAGATATACTTCGGGAGGATTGTCTTGGTCGAAAACGTCGACAATATCGGTCTGGTCCGGTGGAGCTTGGAACTGGGCTCGTTCAGATCTTCCTTCGATGAAATCGCGGCCGTCCTCACTGAGCGAATACGTACCCTCTTCAAGTTCTACGTATCCAATAGAGCGGAGATAATTCAGCCGGCGCGTCACCTGCTCCGATGTTTCCCAGCCAACACCGATACTTTCCGAGAGGTGTTCATTTAGTTCCTTAGCGTTCGCCTCATGTCGGAATAGCTCTTCGAGGATCTCGCGAAAGCCAACAATCTCACTGTCGAAAGTTCCGAAATGTGTCTCCGCATCTGCCCCTTCAGCAAGCCATTTGCCCCCCTCGAGTCCGGGACTAAGCCGCTCCCCGGTTTTGGCCAACATATTGATCCCGACGAGGAAACGAATGACGCGATCGGCTCGAGTGTCACCTTCGAGGGAGAATTCATCCTCGATCCAGTCGGCAAGTTCCTTGACGAGTGGCGATTCCGAGTCGACATACCTGAGAATCTTTTCAATCGACTCAGTTTGGCTATCGACGCCACCCGGAATTCGTTCGACGCTTTTTCGTGGAGACATTACTGGAGCGTCACTCAGTTACCCACGACAGATTCTCGGACGCCGTTTCCGGCGTGACGAACACAAATTCATACGGGTCATCGTGGTCGTCAGTCCGATGTGTGATACTATCGTAATCGGACTGTGCGTCATCCGTAAGACCAGTACAGATCAGGATCGTCTTCCCATATTCCCCCTCCCCGGATCGCTTGAAGTGGTCTTGATACATCATCATCTCGTAGATGTCTTCGGGCCGAGCCTGGCCATACACGATCTTATAGAGGTTAGTCGGACCATCCGCTTGATCGTGGATGATATCGATCTCGCCACCATCAAGCTCGGTTTCCGAACGGAGGCTATCTCCTGTCTTTGTGGATGCTTCTAGATTTTCAACGAGTGCTTCAATCCCTGTCTGGTCAGATTCGTCATCATCGTCGTCAGTCTCGTCGTCGTCATCCGTGCCGTCACCGTCGTCACCGCCGGATTCATCATCGCCATCGGTTGTGTCGTCGCCGTTGTCGTCACCCGTATTGTCATCATCATCGTCATCCGTATCACCGTCGCCACCACTAACAGTGCCGCCGTCGTCATCGTCTGTCTCGTCATCGTCCCCAACCGTGGTATTGCCATTACTGCCCGTGTCGTCGCCACCATCACCTGTGCCAGTGTCATCATCGCCACCGTTCGTGTCGTTAGTGTCACCACCATCGCCACTGCTTGGATCGTCGTCATCGTCGTCCCGATCACTCTCGTATTGCGTTCGCTGTGGCTTTCGAGAGTCGTTATTGAGCCAGTCCCTCAATTTCTGCCACAGAGACGATGTCTTATCGATCCCTGTCTTCTCGTTATTCGTCGGCACCTCATGCTCTTCCAAGGCAGGTTCGATGCGGATGGCCCCGTTGAATCGGTTTAGTGTCTGGTGTCGGCTGATGTCAAACGGCCATTCATTCGTGTCTAACACCCGGCCGTTTGCATACACGTCAACCCCCGCATCGTTTGTCGAAATCCGATAGCGATAACGGAAGTTATCGCTTCCGTCCGTCGTCACTGTGAAGTTGCGGTCATCGGCATCGACCGCCTCACCCATTGCCTTGAGATCAATATTCCCATACTCATAGGAGACGTTGTACGTGACTCCGAGATCGTCCGTAATCGTCGTCGTATCGTAGCCGTATTTCGTGTCTTCGGGGATTTCTAAGTCAGCAACTGCGTCTTCGAATTCCTCGAACGTATCGTAGTCGGCCATATCCGAGGGGGCAGACTCGGCTGCGTCTATGAACGAAATGTCGACGGGCGGCACTTCGATCGTATCCTCGGAGGTAACCTCTTCGTCCCCGTCGATATCTCGGTAGGTGATCGTAATGGAGTTGTCCGCATGTGCACCCAACAGCCGCCGGAAACGGATTCCGAGCACCAGCGCAACGTAGCTGGCTTTCATCGACATATTCGATGACATTCGGGCAACATCGTCATCGAAATCCGACCGTGCGGCGGTCAAATGCACGCGAGTCCCGGAAGAATCTGCTGAGAGTTCCGAAGTGCCTTCCGCCCAGAGCTCTTCATCCTCCGAGTTATAGACCGACATCTCATTGCTAATCGGCCCATCAACCCGCTGAATCGGTGCGTCAGCATCGGTTCGGGAGAGCAGATGGAACGCGTTTGTCGAGAAATTCGCTCCCGGGGCCATCCGGAGCGAGTTTTCACACCAGGCAATACTGGCTTTGAGCCCCGCACCCATATTGTTGAGAATGCCGTCTGATGCATCCTCATTCGCAGTCTGGAAAATGATATCCCGAATCGTATCCCGACCCATTCCCGGGCCTTCATCACCCACAATCGCGCGGACGGTATTCGGCCGGCGTTCTAAATCGATCTGGATCTTGACGGGTTCTGGATCTCTGAAGTACTGCTCGGATTTTACAGTTGCTGAGACCGAGTTATCGATCGGCTCTTGGAGCATCTCCAAGTACTCATCGTGCTGTTTTGCGAGAAAACTGGAGAGTTGCGCGAAATTGGAGGTTTGCTCAATCTCCTCAAGGTCTTGCGTTACCATGTATACAAATCTGCGGTTAGTGGTCACCCACTACCCAACACCATAATAGTATTTCGGAGACCATTTGGCGTCATCGAGCGATTTGAACGCATTTGCAGGGGTCCCCTCCGCTATACCATATCATTCGAATCGGACTGCTTTAGTAGAAATCCACCTGACAGGCTAACTTCATATGTGATAAGAGTCTCGCCCGTGCTCGAGATATCGACATCGACGGTCCGTCTCGAACCGTATATCCTGCTTACGAAAGATGATGTTCCCGAAGAAGTGGGACTTCTCTTCAGGGAGATACAGGAGGTCCTCGAACAAATCTGTGAGCTGGGGCTCTGTCCACGAATAGCTACGCTGGTAACTCGAAATATCGAACAACCCGTCTGTCA is drawn from Halorubrum sp. CBA1229 and contains these coding sequences:
- a CDS encoding AAA family ATPase, which gives rise to MSPRKSVERIPGGVDSQTESIEKILRYVDSESPLVKELADWIEDEFSLEGDTRADRVIRFLVGINMLAKTGERLSPGLEGGKWLAEGADAETHFGTFDSEIVGFREILEELFRHEANAKELNEHLSESIGVGWETSEQVTRRLNYLRSIGYVELEEGTYSLSEDGRDFIEGRSERAQFQAPPDQTDIVDVFDQDNPPEVYLVAQDIGNFHESHILIPEDNRHDISLRKLSSNALFIHLVDDEFRGYSRQSEAATETTQNGTRYRRVPVNVVRFDDPVGIQGVIGELLRSDSITRPDSYPFSATGLTEVTIGELGGDAAQTILSSVDADYTYAEAVPEYEFENPPTPDEIEDLYYPGGVLTEIIGQMVQALTGGQHIVLVGPPGTGKSELAKQVAAKLTDSSVTMVTATADWSSFDTIGGYQPEGQSGLNFSPGVFLDRFQDDNGNPTNEWLIVDELNRANVDKAFGSLFSALADDSVTTSFKDDDGNEIELVTKADVSGESVAAHRYCVPDTWRLIATMNTHDKMSLFDLSYAFIRRFAFIHVGAPSETDITTDAIEEYLTRWKIAIDADTDGEDTGAEDTAGETSPDSTESETEPASHHDISSDDLAGTLSDEGVEQLKQYWSQLQPHRALGPAVIEKVARTFCGEGVDLTRPTKMYVIPQLEDLPRQTQENAIDALLDPEADLQLKDEEIITFSEDYLGINRGDLHNTQA
- a CDS encoding DUF262 domain-containing protein, with product METDPIHLDSLLTDGLFDISSYQRSYSWTEPQLTDLFEDLLYLPEEKSHFFGNIIFRKQDIRFETDRRCRYLEHGRDSYHI